AGATGCTATGAAAATTATCATAACTGGCGGAACGGGTGGTACAAATGTTGGTGATGCTTTGTTCAAAGCTGCACTCAATTCCAATCTGAAGCCTGTGTTTGTCAATATGCAATCAGCATTTGAGGCTTCAAAATTAATTAAGTCTATAAATTGGCATCTACGGGGAAGATATCCATCTCGACTGCAAGCTTTTAGTCAGAATATTGTTCAAAGGTGTTTGGCGCAACAAACTGAGGTTCTCATGACAACAGGTATTGCTCCTATCTCTCACCAAGCATTATCTGAACTTAGCGATCGCGGAATTAAGAAAATTAACTTTCTCACTGACGATCCTTGGAATCCAGTACTTTACTCTCCTTGGTTTCTCAAAGCACTGCCCTATTACGATATAGTTTTTTCTCCCCGTCGTGACAATATCAACGATCTTCTGCAACTTGGATGTTCTCATGTTCAATATTTACCCTTTGGGTTTAATGAAGAGTTATTTTATCCGGAAACGTCAATAACTCTAGAAGAAAAATATCAGTATGATTGTGATGTTATTTTTGTAGGCGGTGCTGACAGCGATCGCAGACCCTGGATAAACGCACTCATTTGCGCTGGTCTGAAAGTCAATCTTTACGGTGCTTACTGGGAACGCTACCCAGAAACCAAATCAAGTTTGCGAGGATATGCCAATCCACGGACACTTAGGTTAGCCACTCGCACAGCTAAAGTAGCACTCTGTTTGGTAAGAAAATCCAATCGTGATGGTCACGTCATGAGAAGCTTTGAAATTCCAGCCATTGGTGGTTGTATGTTGACCGAAGACACTCAAGAACATCGAGAGATTTTTGGAGACGAAGGCAAAGCAGTTGTTTATTTCAGAACTATTCCAGAGATGGTAGAAAAAGCTCAGTGGTTGTTAAATCACGATACCGAACGCCATCGCCTTGCTCAAAATGCTCATTTGTTGATCGCTCAAGGTAGACACACATACAAAGACCGCTTAAAAACTATGTTGTCTTTGGAAGAATATCATCTGCAACTCCAATCATGAAACTTAAAATTGCCATTGTTGTTCATGGGCGCTTTCATTCTTTTGACTTGGCGCGAGAGCTGATTAATCAAGGTCACGATCTGACTTTGTTTACTAATTATCCCAAAAAGGTTGTAGAAAAATTTGGAATTCCTCAAAAGTGTGTTCAAAGTTTTTTACTACATGGTGTTTTAAGCCGTGTTGTTCATCGATTGCATGAAATCTTGGGTACTTCCGACTTTGAAGCTTTTCTTCATTCCAAATTCTCTAACTGGGCTGCTCGGTCTTTAGTTAAACAGGACTATCAAGTTGTCTATGTCTTTAGTGGCATTGCTGAAGAAATTTTTCAGGTTTTGTCCGAGCAACCTATACATAAAACGCTGGTCAGAGGTTCTTCTCATATTCGGACTCAATTTCAGCTTTTATTGGAGGAGGAAAAACGAACTGGTAAAACTGTAGAAAAGCCAAGTGAGTGGATAATTGCTCGAGAAGAGCGAGAATATCAATTGGCTGATACAGTGATATGTCTGTCAGCTTTTGCCCAACAATCTTTTATTCATCGCAATATAAGCAAAGATAAACTTAAAGTTCTTAGCCTTGGTACTCAATTAGAGAAATTTCGCCCTGATGAGAAGCTTATTGAAGCTCGATATAACAGAATACTTTCCGGACAACGTCTTAATATTTTGATGGTCGGAACCTTTTCTTTTCGTAAAGGAGTTTATGATTTTGTTAAAATAGCATCACTGGCAAAGGATTTTGCTTCGTTTCAATTTGTTGGATCTATTGCTGATGAAGCCCTAGATTTACAAAAAAGTAGCGAATTTATTGAATTTATTCCCCGGCAACCCCAGTTTGAGTTACCAAAGTTTTATGCAAAGGCGGATATTTTTATCTTCACTACGCTTGAAGATGGTTACGCCGTTGTTTTATCTCAAGCTCAAGCTGCTGGATTACCAATTTTAACTACAACAAATTGCTCCGGTCCGGATATTCTTTTAGAAGATTGGACGGGTTGGGTTTTTCCAATTCGCAGCCCTAAGAGTTTTGTAGAGAGGCTAAAGTGGTGTCATGAAAATCGACAAGACTTGGCACAAATGGTGTGGAGAGTTTATCATGGCTACAAACCCAGGGATTGGGCAGAGGTAGCAGCAAATTTTATTAGTATTCATACAAACTTGCTTGTGGGAGGAGGTTAGTAAAAGTTATGGAAAACTAATATTTTTTATCTGAAATCAATTGCGCTACATCTAATATCTAGTTAAAAGTCTGCATAAGTTTCTGACAGAATTACAATATAAAACGAATATGAATTGTTTCCCAAAAAAAACAAGGCATCTATTTATCATCTATCAATCTATCCAATCAAAATTCTTAGCGCTGAAGGGCAACTACGAGCTTAAAAGCATCTTACTGCTACCCAAAAAATGTGGCATAAATGTTACAGAGAGATTATGATGACTTCATCCCAAAAGACTGGGTAAAAAGAACAGCAACCTTTGCTGCTATTTATAAAGATTTGTTAAGACCAAGAGGTACGTCATAATGATTACAGAAGATCACCTATGGTTAATGTTGTGGTTGTTTATTTGGCTGATGGTTGTCCATTTAGTCGTTCGCAACCAGTGGAATCAAAAAAGAGCAAGTGCGGGGTTACCACTAATTTATTTGCTAAGCCTATCCATGATTCATTGGTTTGGGGCTTTAATTTATGCATTTCCTTGGTATATTCCTACTTCCGCTTATTTAATGAGTCAAGATGTTTCTATTGCTCACGTCTTAGCAGGCTTTCATCAAAGTGTTTACGGTGTTATTGGGTTTGGAATTGGTAGCACTCTTTTAGCACCTTGGGTACTTAAAGAGCTTAAACCAGCTTGGCTGTCTGAAGTTTCTCGCCCGCCTGACTTGAAGCTTCCTAAGACCTACATTTCTATAGGTCTTTTTATATGTGTGGCAATCGCTCCTATTTTGCTTGGGGTTCCTGGTTTATCTGCCATAACGACATCAGGTGTGTCTCTCTTTATTGTGG
This genomic interval from Scytonema hofmannii PCC 7110 contains the following:
- a CDS encoding CgeB family protein, which produces MKIIITGGTGGTNVGDALFKAALNSNLKPVFVNMQSAFEASKLIKSINWHLRGRYPSRLQAFSQNIVQRCLAQQTEVLMTTGIAPISHQALSELSDRGIKKINFLTDDPWNPVLYSPWFLKALPYYDIVFSPRRDNINDLLQLGCSHVQYLPFGFNEELFYPETSITLEEKYQYDCDVIFVGGADSDRRPWINALICAGLKVNLYGAYWERYPETKSSLRGYANPRTLRLATRTAKVALCLVRKSNRDGHVMRSFEIPAIGGCMLTEDTQEHREIFGDEGKAVVYFRTIPEMVEKAQWLLNHDTERHRLAQNAHLLIAQGRHTYKDRLKTMLSLEEYHLQLQS
- a CDS encoding glycosyltransferase family 4 protein, producing MKLKIAIVVHGRFHSFDLARELINQGHDLTLFTNYPKKVVEKFGIPQKCVQSFLLHGVLSRVVHRLHEILGTSDFEAFLHSKFSNWAARSLVKQDYQVVYVFSGIAEEIFQVLSEQPIHKTLVRGSSHIRTQFQLLLEEEKRTGKTVEKPSEWIIAREEREYQLADTVICLSAFAQQSFIHRNISKDKLKVLSLGTQLEKFRPDEKLIEARYNRILSGQRLNILMVGTFSFRKGVYDFVKIASLAKDFASFQFVGSIADEALDLQKSSEFIEFIPRQPQFELPKFYAKADIFIFTTLEDGYAVVLSQAQAAGLPILTTTNCSGPDILLEDWTGWVFPIRSPKSFVERLKWCHENRQDLAQMVWRVYHGYKPRDWAEVAANFISIHTNLLVGGG